One Nitrospira sp. genomic region harbors:
- the ruvB gene encoding Holliday junction branch migration DNA helicase RuvB, with amino-acid sequence MTERLLAQRTTDDDRSMENVLRPQSFNDYVGQERMKESLRICIDAALQRGEALDHTIFYGPPGLGKTTIAHIIAKEMGASLRSTSGLVLTHAGDLAAILTNLQEHDVLFIDEIHRLPASVEEALYPAMEDYQLDLVVGQGPAARTVKLDLPQFTLIGATTKAGALTSPLRDRFGLVYRLDFYSPTDLERIVTRSAGVLGTSIDHAGAAEIARRARGTPRIVNRLIRRVRDYAQIKAEGHITRQVAQDALAWLGVDSAGFDDMDRKILMTIIEKFNGGPVGVESLAAAVQEEKGTLEDVYEPYLIQAGYLDRTGRGRQATKLAFDHFSKPTDQLF; translated from the coding sequence ATGACTGAACGGCTGCTCGCACAGCGGACCACCGACGATGACCGCAGCATGGAAAACGTGCTGCGGCCCCAGTCCTTCAACGACTACGTCGGGCAAGAGCGGATGAAAGAGTCGCTGCGTATCTGCATCGATGCGGCCCTGCAGCGGGGTGAGGCGTTGGACCACACGATTTTCTACGGCCCTCCCGGTCTTGGGAAGACGACGATCGCGCACATCATCGCCAAGGAAATGGGAGCGTCGCTCCGTTCAACCTCCGGGCTCGTGCTGACTCATGCCGGCGATCTGGCGGCGATCCTCACGAATCTCCAAGAGCACGATGTCCTCTTCATCGATGAAATTCACCGGTTGCCGGCTTCGGTCGAAGAGGCGCTTTATCCGGCGATGGAGGACTACCAACTCGATCTGGTCGTCGGGCAGGGGCCTGCGGCCAGAACGGTCAAGCTGGATCTCCCGCAATTCACGTTGATCGGAGCCACGACGAAAGCCGGCGCGCTGACCTCTCCGCTCCGTGACCGGTTTGGACTCGTCTATCGGCTCGACTTCTACTCACCGACCGATCTGGAGCGCATCGTGACGCGGTCGGCCGGTGTGTTAGGCACATCGATCGATCATGCCGGTGCCGCAGAGATTGCGAGAAGAGCCCGTGGCACGCCTCGCATCGTGAATCGCTTGATCCGGCGTGTTCGGGACTATGCACAGATTAAGGCCGAAGGGCATATCACCAGACAGGTGGCTCAAGATGCTCTGGCCTGGTTGGGAGTCGATAGTGCCGGGTTTGATGATATGGATCGGAAGATCCTAATGACCATCATCGAAAAGTTCAACGGCGGACCGGTCGGAGTGGAATCCCTGGCCGCAGCGGTGCAAGAAGAGAAAGGGACGCTGGAAGATGTGTACGAGCCCTACCTCATTCAAGCCGGCTACCTCGACCGCACCGGCCGCGGCCGCCAAGCGACAAAGCTTGCCTTCGATCACTTCAGCAAGCCGACCGATCAGCTCTTCTAG
- a CDS encoding PCP reductase family protein yields the protein MKFVCLNCETYMNFEKVEKPGEGSLGVFFGCPSCNAKFSMVTNPGETQMVSSLGVKLGGRTVAAEPFEMTRGTLKDEAQAGAGQMGAYLNEKIQGGQPVAASAATPEKAGEKASGGCPFSAMVAEMGLTGTGKPGNGTAPASSDFTWTADAKEKLDRLPAFVKPMVQSSVEAYARKNGFKSITLQVMDDSKTDSPNGMTWSREAEQRLENIPDFIRPMARKEIERVAKERGLVTITAQVMDETKDKFMKFM from the coding sequence ATGAAATTTGTTTGTCTCAATTGCGAAACCTATATGAATTTCGAAAAAGTTGAAAAGCCCGGCGAGGGATCGCTGGGCGTCTTTTTCGGTTGCCCATCCTGCAACGCCAAGTTCTCGATGGTGACCAATCCCGGCGAAACGCAGATGGTCAGCTCCCTCGGAGTCAAATTAGGCGGTCGCACGGTGGCGGCTGAGCCATTTGAAATGACGCGGGGCACGCTCAAGGATGAGGCCCAGGCCGGCGCCGGGCAGATGGGCGCCTATCTGAACGAAAAGATCCAGGGCGGGCAGCCGGTGGCGGCGTCAGCGGCGACACCGGAAAAAGCCGGAGAAAAAGCGAGCGGCGGTTGTCCCTTCTCCGCGATGGTTGCGGAAATGGGCTTGACGGGCACCGGGAAGCCGGGCAATGGAACTGCTCCCGCATCCTCAGACTTCACATGGACGGCCGATGCCAAAGAAAAGCTCGATCGGCTGCCGGCTTTCGTGAAACCGATGGTGCAGAGCAGCGTCGAGGCCTATGCGCGGAAGAACGGATTCAAATCCATCACGTTGCAAGTCATGGATGATTCAAAGACCGACTCGCCGAATGGGATGACCTGGTCACGGGAAGCCGAGCAGCGGCTGGAGAACATCCCCGACTTCATTCGGCCTATGGCGAGAAAAGAGATTGAACGTGTGGCCAAAGAGCGCGGCCTGGTGACGATCACCGCGCAAGTCATGGATGAGACCAAAGACAAGTTTATGAAGTTTATGTAA
- the cysD gene encoding sulfate adenylyltransferase subunit CysD encodes MNHLRQLEDQSVYILREAYKNFDNLGMLWSMGKDSTVLLWLARKAFFGQVPFPLLHVDTSYKIPAMIEYRDRIAREWRLDLVVGQNKEALAAGMNHTMGRVACCTALKTNGLKQLIEQKGYTGIILGVRADEEGTRAKERYFSPRDKHGDWDFRDQPPELWNQFKTTFPPGTHIRIHPLLDWTEINIWEYIKYENIPFMDLYLDKGEGTRYRSLGCAPCTTPIKSTAKTVDEIIDELRHTTVAERAGRAQDEGRGMELLRKDGYM; translated from the coding sequence GTGAACCATCTTCGTCAGTTGGAAGATCAAAGCGTCTACATTCTTCGCGAGGCCTACAAGAATTTCGACAATCTGGGCATGCTCTGGTCGATGGGCAAAGATTCGACGGTGCTGCTCTGGCTCGCCCGCAAGGCTTTCTTTGGGCAGGTGCCTTTCCCATTGCTCCACGTCGATACGAGTTACAAAATTCCCGCCATGATCGAATACCGCGATCGGATTGCGCGGGAATGGCGTTTGGATTTGGTGGTGGGGCAAAACAAAGAAGCCTTGGCGGCGGGCATGAATCATACAATGGGCCGTGTCGCCTGTTGTACCGCCCTCAAGACGAACGGGTTGAAGCAACTGATCGAGCAGAAGGGGTACACCGGTATTATTCTCGGTGTGCGGGCGGACGAAGAGGGGACGAGAGCGAAGGAGCGGTATTTTTCGCCCCGCGATAAGCATGGCGACTGGGATTTCCGCGATCAGCCGCCCGAATTGTGGAATCAGTTCAAGACGACCTTCCCACCCGGCACCCATATTCGCATCCATCCGTTGCTGGATTGGACGGAGATCAATATCTGGGAGTACATCAAGTACGAAAATATTCCCTTCATGGATTTGTATCTCGACAAGGGCGAGGGTACTCGCTACCGGAGCCTCGGTTGCGCGCCCTGCACGACGCCCATCAAGTCGACCGCGAAGACGGTCGACGAGATCATTGACGAATTGCGTCACACGACGGTGGCCGAACGGGCCGGCCGCGCCCAGGATGAGGGGCGAGGCATGGAGCTGCTCCGAAAAGACGGGTACATGTAA
- a CDS encoding HigA family addiction module antitoxin, with translation MRMKSPLYPGLSVRHDGLDPLGLSVAKGAQVLGVTRQAMNNLVSGKAWISTQMAFRLKKAFEGGAETWRRMQAAYDLAQVEKYAGKIKVQRVKDALASA, from the coding sequence ATGCGCATGAAGAGCCCTCTTTATCCAGGATTGTCGGTGCGGCATGACGGCCTCGACCCGCTGGGACTTTCCGTAGCGAAAGGGGCACAGGTGCTGGGTGTTACGCGGCAGGCCATGAATAACCTGGTCAGCGGCAAGGCCTGGATTTCCACCCAAATGGCATTCCGTCTGAAAAAGGCATTCGAGGGCGGCGCGGAAACCTGGCGGCGCATGCAGGCCGCTTATGACCTGGCACAAGTGGAGAAGTACGCTGGAAAGATCAAAGTCCAACGCGTAAAAGACGCATTAGCATCGGCCTAA
- a CDS encoding type II toxin-antitoxin system MqsA family antitoxin, translated as MTTYADCTFCGGEVEERQINYDYRRRDHLLVLQNVPAGVCRQCGEKYFTPDALKRMDQSFHNIFERDQQPDQVLDGEETTGTF; from the coding sequence ATGACGACCTATGCAGACTGTACCTTTTGCGGCGGTGAGGTAGAGGAACGGCAAATCAACTACGATTACCGTCGTCGCGACCACCTGCTTGTACTGCAGAACGTGCCGGCCGGCGTCTGTCGGCAGTGTGGAGAAAAATATTTCACCCCCGATGCGCTCAAGCGGATGGACCAAAGCTTCCATAATATCTTCGAGCGAGACCAACAGCCTGATCAGGTCTTAGACGGGGAAGAAACAACGGGGACATTCTGA
- a CDS encoding DUF5674 family protein — translation MEIKIVRDAITKAELNEMAKQQFGDMVKAVVDVEQRIMAIGGELHSDEEAMLLDQGSAQKNLWGINLYPEQPIAEWIEFDSMINVRPSGGNRSRDVERTEIRETITAIVNRLAKE, via the coding sequence ATGGAAATCAAGATCGTCCGTGACGCCATCACCAAGGCTGAGCTGAACGAGATGGCCAAACAGCAGTTTGGCGATATGGTCAAGGCCGTCGTCGACGTGGAACAGCGCATTATGGCGATCGGCGGAGAACTGCATTCGGACGAAGAGGCGATGCTCCTCGATCAGGGGTCTGCACAGAAAAACCTCTGGGGAATCAATCTCTACCCCGAACAGCCGATAGCAGAATGGATCGAGTTCGATTCCATGATCAATGTGCGCCCCTCAGGCGGAAATCGTTCCCGAGACGTCGAACGGACCGAGATCCGCGAAACCATCACCGCGATCGTCAATCGATTGGCTAAGGAGTAA
- a CDS encoding DUF4258 domain-containing protein — MTLDEIRQLVRAGRYEVSIHAQQERLEDDLDIGEIEAALLQGDLIEEYPNDPRGPSCLVGAWREPNRFMLC, encoded by the coding sequence ATGACCCTTGATGAGATTAGACAGCTTGTTCGGGCAGGTCGGTATGAGGTCAGTATTCATGCACAGCAGGAGCGGCTGGAAGATGACCTGGATATCGGTGAGATTGAAGCGGCGTTACTCCAGGGAGATCTCATTGAGGAGTACCCAAACGATCCACGAGGCCCAAGCTGTCTCGTTGGCGCCTGGCGGGAGCCAAACCGATTCATGCTGTGCTAG
- a CDS encoding Mrp/NBP35 family ATP-binding protein gives MAADKDLKTILGKLKYSDDAKVLQQITEQTKQVHARMVGIKYKLAVMSGKGGVGKSMTTVNLALAFARQGATVGLLDVDLNGPCVPRMLGLHGQSLKMTPQGAIPPVGPLGVKVASMDFFLDDASPVRWKGPMDVSPVWLGLMEMNVIREFLSDVIWGELDYLLADLPPGAAADKPPVIAGFIPDLAGAIVVTTPSEVASDVVQKSVTYARDMGIKVLGIVENMSEYRCPSCGEVNELFEGNTEAMCEALDLPLLGRVPFDRKLARTFDKGQPLLDETYPTIQRYQEIAGRIRTLLDYKKVLADKL, from the coding sequence ATGGCGGCTGACAAAGACCTCAAGACCATTCTTGGCAAACTGAAGTATTCCGATGATGCCAAGGTCCTCCAGCAAATTACCGAGCAGACCAAACAGGTCCATGCCCGCATGGTCGGCATCAAGTACAAGCTGGCGGTCATGAGCGGGAAGGGCGGCGTCGGGAAGAGCATGACGACGGTCAACTTGGCGTTGGCCTTTGCCCGTCAGGGTGCGACGGTCGGGTTGCTCGATGTCGATTTGAACGGGCCCTGCGTGCCGCGCATGCTCGGTCTGCATGGGCAATCATTGAAGATGACTCCACAGGGGGCCATCCCTCCGGTTGGCCCGCTTGGCGTGAAAGTAGCGTCGATGGACTTCTTTCTCGACGATGCGTCGCCGGTTCGGTGGAAGGGGCCGATGGATGTGAGTCCGGTCTGGCTCGGCTTGATGGAAATGAATGTGATTCGGGAATTCCTTTCCGATGTGATATGGGGCGAGCTGGACTATCTGCTTGCCGATCTGCCTCCCGGGGCGGCAGCCGATAAGCCGCCGGTGATCGCCGGGTTTATCCCCGACCTGGCCGGAGCCATTGTCGTGACGACACCTTCCGAAGTGGCGTCGGATGTGGTGCAGAAATCGGTGACCTACGCGCGAGACATGGGCATCAAAGTCTTGGGCATCGTCGAAAATATGAGCGAGTACCGGTGTCCGTCCTGCGGTGAAGTCAATGAGTTGTTTGAAGGTAACACCGAAGCGATGTGCGAAGCGCTCGATCTTCCGCTCCTCGGGAGGGTTCCGTTTGATCGAAAACTCGCCCGAACATTCGATAAGGGCCAGCCGTTGCTCGACGAAACTTATCCGACCATTCAGCGGTACCAGGAAATAGCCGGGCGGATCCGCACGTTGCTCGATTACAAGAAGGTGTTGGCGGATAAGCTGTGA
- a CDS encoding transposase, with protein sequence MRYFGSTSLWPHLRSADDGMTVRGQATTPVIFSEHKVSLGLVEGLNNKIRILQRRTYGYRDADYLKLKLVAAFLPPLTRSAEKHPL encoded by the coding sequence GTGCGTTATTTCGGATCCACCTCGCTCTGGCCCCATCTTCGATCAGCTGATGACGGGATGACGGTACGAGGTCAAGCAACGACCCCCGTCATTTTTTCCGAACACAAGGTCAGCCTCGGCCTGGTGGAGGGACTCAACAACAAGATCCGTATCCTCCAGCGGCGGACCTACGGCTACCGTGATGCGGACTACCTGAAACTTAAACTCGTCGCGGCGTTCCTGCCTCCGTTAACACGGAGTGCAGAAAAGCACCCACTGTGA
- the ruvA gene encoding Holliday junction branch migration protein RuvA produces MIAFLTGRLAFKAPTHLTLDVQGVGYEVHIPLSTYYALPNLDEVAALNIHTHLREDAIQLFGFLSLSEKEAFLLLTTVSGIGPKLALGVLSGLPLAELVRAIQSEDVEKLATIPGIGKKTAARIALELKEKIVKIHSGLTSATIEEPAVPAGPYDDALSALVNLGYRPQDVKDALKRVSKTVESQAGLKELIREGLKELARG; encoded by the coding sequence ATGATCGCCTTTCTAACGGGGCGGCTGGCTTTTAAGGCGCCGACCCACCTCACGTTGGATGTGCAGGGTGTGGGCTACGAAGTCCATATTCCGCTGAGTACCTACTACGCCCTGCCGAATCTCGACGAAGTCGCCGCGCTCAATATTCACACCCATCTGCGCGAAGACGCGATCCAGTTGTTTGGCTTTCTTTCACTGAGCGAGAAAGAAGCCTTTCTACTGTTAACGACTGTCTCCGGTATTGGCCCGAAACTCGCGCTCGGTGTCTTGTCTGGGCTTCCACTCGCCGAGCTCGTCCGTGCTATTCAATCCGAGGATGTCGAGAAGCTCGCTACGATTCCGGGGATCGGGAAGAAGACGGCCGCTCGCATCGCCCTCGAACTCAAAGAGAAGATCGTGAAGATTCATTCCGGTCTGACTTCCGCAACGATCGAGGAACCAGCGGTCCCGGCAGGTCCCTACGATGATGCGCTTTCGGCTCTTGTCAATCTTGGGTATCGCCCTCAAGATGTCAAAGACGCCCTGAAGAGAGTCTCTAAGACGGTCGAGAGTCAGGCTGGTCTCAAGGAATTGATTCGTGAGGGTTTGAAAGAACTTGCGAGGGGGTAA
- a CDS encoding YebC/PmpR family DNA-binding transcriptional regulator, giving the protein MGGHSHWATIKRYKGAQDVKRGKVFTRIIREIAIAARTGGDPDSNPRLRLSIAKAKEANMPGDTIKKAIQRGTGELPGVAYEEYALEGYGPGGTAVLLEITSDNRNRTVAEIRNIFTKNHGNMAEAGAVAWQFHKKGLLTIDKGKADEDQLLTLALEAGAEDVKVGDKTFEVICGTHEFEAVKKALADAKIETTLAEVTFIPQNTIRLEEKAAEQMLKLMEAMDEHDDVQKVHANFDISEEVMEKVAAAAAG; this is encoded by the coding sequence ATGGGTGGACATAGCCATTGGGCGACGATCAAGCGGTATAAGGGCGCGCAGGACGTCAAGCGCGGAAAGGTTTTTACAAGAATTATCCGCGAAATCGCCATTGCCGCTCGCACCGGTGGTGACCCCGACAGCAATCCGCGCCTGCGCCTGTCGATCGCAAAGGCCAAAGAAGCCAACATGCCCGGCGACACGATTAAGAAAGCCATCCAGCGCGGAACGGGAGAACTTCCCGGTGTGGCGTACGAGGAGTATGCGTTGGAAGGCTACGGCCCCGGTGGCACCGCGGTCTTGCTCGAAATCACCAGCGACAACCGCAATCGTACCGTGGCGGAGATCCGCAATATTTTCACGAAGAATCATGGCAATATGGCGGAAGCCGGGGCGGTGGCCTGGCAGTTCCACAAGAAGGGCCTCCTGACGATCGACAAGGGGAAGGCCGACGAAGACCAGTTACTCACGCTGGCACTCGAAGCCGGCGCAGAGGATGTGAAGGTGGGCGACAAGACCTTCGAAGTGATTTGCGGCACCCACGAATTTGAAGCCGTGAAAAAGGCTTTGGCGGACGCCAAGATCGAGACGACGCTCGCTGAAGTCACCTTTATTCCCCAGAATACAATCCGCCTTGAAGAAAAAGCCGCCGAGCAGATGCTCAAGCTGATGGAAGCTATGGACGAACATGATGACGTCCAGAAGGTCCATGCTAATTTCGACATCTCAGAGGAAGTGATGGAGAAGGTGGCCGCCGCCGCGGCGGGATAA
- a CDS encoding DUF2779 domain-containing protein, translating into MPDKSKKTTINGLNQLFKIERQAGAVKVDVASRALSEGCGDDVLTLVNVDRYIAMVMREGITYPGGHGLLPELAAQWAQAYKADLRIAPSIGSQCAHCEFRTESNNGLKSGFKECWTRTNNWTDEDLEQGMVLDLWNFRGKDKLIGKGVVKLSQVRQEDLNYQKGDRGLSNSQRQWMQVAGIPQAVDKGGFYLDADFMKAEMHQWTYPYHFIDFETSAVALPFYKGMHPYEQVAFQFSHHAMESDGSVRHSHEFLLAKPGIFPNYEFVRKLKAALEGNTGTVFMWSHHENTILERIATQLNDDIDPPIDKKKLVEFIGNLTKEGARAMVDLRVLAQKAYFHPDTKGSNSIKKVLPAVLNTSDYLRAKYSQPTYGAANGIPSLNYKDQAWWVQDANGRVVDPYDSLKVYAQDLLGVDAGDAITSEEFGIAEGGAAASAYARLQFESLDEASRQLIEKALLRYCELDSLAMVMIVEAWKGVIDA; encoded by the coding sequence ATGCCTGATAAGTCAAAGAAAACCACCATTAATGGGTTGAACCAACTATTCAAAATCGAACGCCAAGCTGGAGCAGTAAAGGTTGACGTAGCCTCTCGTGCCTTGAGTGAAGGATGTGGCGACGATGTCCTGACTCTGGTGAATGTTGATCGGTATATCGCAATGGTGATGAGGGAAGGGATTACGTATCCGGGCGGACACGGATTGTTGCCGGAATTGGCCGCTCAATGGGCTCAGGCCTATAAAGCCGATTTGCGGATCGCGCCTTCGATTGGGTCTCAGTGCGCCCACTGCGAATTCCGAACTGAGTCGAACAATGGCCTCAAGAGCGGATTCAAGGAGTGCTGGACGCGTACCAATAATTGGACAGATGAAGATCTAGAACAGGGGATGGTTCTGGATCTCTGGAATTTTCGAGGCAAAGATAAGCTGATCGGCAAGGGAGTAGTCAAGCTGAGCCAGGTTCGCCAGGAAGACCTCAACTATCAGAAGGGTGATCGAGGGCTCAGTAACTCGCAGCGGCAATGGATGCAAGTCGCCGGCATACCTCAAGCGGTGGACAAGGGCGGCTTTTATCTCGATGCAGATTTCATGAAAGCGGAGATGCACCAGTGGACGTACCCCTACCACTTCATCGACTTCGAGACCTCCGCTGTGGCGTTGCCCTTCTATAAAGGCATGCATCCCTACGAACAGGTTGCTTTCCAGTTTTCGCACCATGCGATGGAGTCCGACGGCAGTGTGCGCCATTCCCATGAATTCCTGCTGGCGAAGCCCGGGATTTTCCCGAACTACGAGTTTGTCAGAAAATTGAAGGCGGCGTTAGAAGGAAATACCGGCACGGTCTTTATGTGGAGCCATCATGAGAACACCATCCTCGAACGAATAGCCACACAGTTGAATGACGATATAGATCCGCCCATCGACAAGAAGAAGCTGGTGGAGTTCATAGGCAATTTAACCAAGGAGGGTGCGCGGGCGATGGTCGATCTGAGGGTCCTGGCTCAGAAGGCCTACTTTCATCCAGACACCAAAGGGAGCAATTCCATCAAGAAGGTGTTGCCAGCGGTTTTGAACACATCGGACTATCTGCGTGCGAAGTACAGTCAGCCGACTTACGGGGCTGCAAATGGTATCCCGAGTTTGAATTACAAGGATCAAGCCTGGTGGGTTCAAGATGCCAACGGAAGGGTGGTTGACCCGTATGACTCGCTCAAAGTCTATGCTCAAGATTTATTGGGCGTTGATGCTGGTGATGCAATCACGTCAGAGGAGTTTGGCATTGCAGAAGGCGGCGCAGCCGCGTCAGCTTACGCAAGGCTCCAATTCGAGAGCTTAGATGAGGCAAGTCGTCAACTGATCGAGAAAGCGCTACTGCGTTATTGCGAACTCGACTCTCTGGCAATGGTGATGATTGTGGAAGCCTGGAAAGGTGTAATCGATGCTTAA
- a CDS encoding GTP-binding protein → MDNQTQKPSESLNIVIVGHVDHGKSTLLGRLYADTGSLPDGKLEKVQAICRQQGKEFEYAFLFDAFLEEQEQGITIDTARTFFIWKGRQYIIIDAPGHKEFLKNMISGAARAEAALLLIDALEGVKEQSKKHGYLLSLLGVRQFAVVVNKMDLVGYRQDVFDGIEKEYREFLGQFKAVPECIIPVSAKLGDNIANRSTHMAWYTGPTVLDQLSRFKKEAARSEQPLRFPVQDVYKFDARRIVAGRITAGKLKVGDHLVFSPSNKRANIRSVEAFNIDPPLTEGYAGQSIGITLDEQIFVERGEIATHQDHLPSVSTAFRANLFWLGKRPLERGRKYQLRVANKEVDCEVATIHRIIDTMDLAQQQGSTTVNKNQVAELTLRTKTPVAFDLSASFEATGRFVLVDEYDIAGGGIVTELIHDDQEILREEARRRDFAWVKGEVGVEDRARQYGHRAAIVLFTGGRHTGKSLLARQLEGRLVADGRHAYLLDGENLRRGLDADLTDEERGQTDEMARRYGEVARLLIDTGLIVVSTTNPFGMHYKEAVQAIRTLVHPAPVIAVHMSKTSEEPPPNTDIVLSGPTDLDKASKQIMDELKKRGVLAQAIGAKPTFQYSI, encoded by the coding sequence ATGGATAATCAAACACAGAAGCCCTCGGAGAGTCTGAATATCGTCATTGTCGGGCATGTCGATCACGGCAAGTCTACCTTGCTGGGACGGCTTTATGCCGACACCGGGTCATTGCCCGATGGCAAGCTCGAGAAGGTGCAGGCGATCTGCCGCCAGCAGGGCAAGGAGTTTGAGTATGCCTTCCTGTTCGATGCCTTCCTGGAAGAGCAAGAGCAAGGAATCACGATCGATACGGCGCGCACCTTCTTCATCTGGAAGGGGCGCCAGTACATCATCATCGATGCTCCGGGCCACAAGGAATTTCTCAAGAATATGATCTCGGGCGCTGCGCGGGCGGAGGCGGCGCTGCTGCTGATCGATGCGTTGGAGGGTGTGAAGGAGCAATCCAAGAAGCATGGCTATCTGCTATCGCTGCTGGGTGTCCGGCAGTTCGCCGTGGTCGTCAATAAGATGGACTTGGTCGGGTATCGGCAGGATGTGTTCGACGGTATCGAGAAAGAGTATCGCGAGTTTCTTGGCCAGTTTAAGGCCGTGCCGGAATGCATTATTCCGGTGAGCGCCAAGCTCGGCGATAATATCGCGAATCGCAGCACCCACATGGCGTGGTACACCGGGCCGACGGTATTGGATCAGCTGAGTCGTTTCAAGAAGGAAGCGGCACGATCGGAACAGCCGCTGCGGTTCCCTGTCCAGGACGTATATAAATTCGATGCTCGCCGCATCGTCGCCGGTCGCATTACCGCCGGGAAGTTGAAAGTCGGCGATCACCTGGTGTTCTCCCCGTCGAACAAGCGGGCCAATATCCGGTCGGTCGAAGCCTTCAACATCGATCCGCCGCTGACGGAAGGCTATGCCGGTCAATCGATCGGCATTACGCTCGACGAGCAGATCTTCGTGGAGCGCGGAGAGATTGCCACGCATCAGGACCATCTGCCGTCTGTCTCGACGGCGTTTCGCGCCAATCTGTTTTGGCTGGGGAAGCGTCCGCTGGAGCGCGGCCGCAAATATCAGCTGCGGGTGGCCAATAAAGAAGTCGACTGCGAAGTGGCGACCATTCACCGGATTATCGACACGATGGATCTAGCGCAGCAACAGGGGAGCACGACGGTCAACAAGAATCAGGTGGCTGAACTGACATTGCGGACGAAGACGCCGGTCGCGTTCGATCTCTCGGCCTCGTTTGAAGCGACCGGACGGTTTGTCCTCGTCGATGAATATGATATCGCCGGCGGCGGCATCGTCACGGAACTGATTCACGATGATCAAGAGATTTTGCGGGAGGAAGCCCGGCGCAGAGATTTCGCCTGGGTCAAAGGCGAAGTCGGCGTCGAGGACCGTGCGCGGCAGTACGGGCATCGTGCCGCCATCGTTCTGTTTACCGGTGGGCGACATACGGGCAAGTCCCTGCTCGCCAGGCAGTTAGAGGGACGGCTTGTGGCTGACGGGCGGCATGCCTATCTGCTGGACGGAGAGAATCTTCGCCGTGGACTCGATGCAGATTTGACTGACGAGGAACGAGGGCAGACCGATGAAATGGCCAGGCGGTATGGTGAAGTCGCTCGGTTGCTCATCGATACCGGGTTGATCGTGGTCTCCACCACCAATCCATTCGGCATGCACTATAAAGAGGCCGTGCAGGCGATCCGGACGCTCGTCCATCCTGCCCCGGTGATCGCGGTCCACATGAGCAAGACCAGTGAAGAGCCGCCGCCGAATACGGACATTGTCTTGAGCGGACCGACGGATCTGGATAAAGCCTCCAAGCAAATTATGGACGAGCTCAAGAAACGGGGTGTACTGGCTCAGGCGATCGGGGCCAAGCCGACCTTTCAGTATTCGATTTAG